From a single Kitasatospora sp. NBC_00458 genomic region:
- a CDS encoding gamma carbonic anhydrase family protein: MAEPLIAEVAGRVPAVDPTAFVAPNAVVVGSVTVGAGASIWYGAVLRGDAEAITVGPGSNVQDNCTLHADLGFPLVMGERISVGHNAVLHGCVIEDDVLVGMNATVLNGARIGAGSLVAAGAVVPQGMEVPPGSLVAGVPAKVRRELTEEERGGIKFNAEGYRLLADGHRDIRPVPPAAGLPG, translated from the coding sequence ATGGCAGAGCCGCTGATAGCCGAGGTCGCGGGCCGGGTCCCCGCCGTGGACCCGACGGCGTTCGTCGCGCCGAACGCCGTCGTGGTGGGCAGCGTCACGGTCGGCGCAGGGGCGAGCATCTGGTACGGGGCGGTGCTGCGCGGGGACGCCGAGGCGATCACGGTCGGACCGGGCAGCAACGTCCAGGACAACTGCACCCTCCACGCCGATCTGGGCTTCCCGCTGGTGATGGGCGAGCGGATCTCGGTCGGGCACAACGCCGTCCTGCACGGCTGTGTGATCGAGGACGATGTCCTGGTCGGGATGAACGCCACGGTGCTGAACGGTGCCCGGATCGGGGCCGGCTCGCTCGTCGCGGCCGGTGCCGTGGTGCCGCAGGGCATGGAGGTCCCGCCCGGCTCCCTGGTCGCCGGCGTCCCCGCCAAGGTCCGCCGCGAGCTGACAGAGGAGGAGCGCGGCGGCATCAAGTTCAACGCGGAGGGGTACCGCCTGCTGGCCGACGGCCACCGGGACATCCGCCCCGTGCCGCCGGCCGCCGGTCTGCCCGGATAA
- a CDS encoding serine hydrolase domain-containing protein, which translates to MGGTDRGAVDGRGSGSPTAGAAGAGRRRRGAAVRVLAVALAGAGLAGVVAPAAGAHAASEPYRVTVAGQGAKKGVDGKALDAAVRRMVEQGGASATLVRVSERGRSVWKGAAGTADFATGAKASADGRFRIGSVTKTFVATVALQLVAEGRLDLDGKVERFLPGLVPDGRNITVRQLLDHTSGIFNYTEDDAFSFDESTGALQRWLDTGRWTAYRPQQLIAIANAHQPYFAPGQGWHYSNTNYIVVGLLIERITGRSWADEVDRRIVRRLGLTGTSMPIHSTTVPGPHAHGYYKLSTGPADATELDPSMAGAAGAGISTTADLTTFLTALLGGRLLPGRLLSEMKAVTPQSQEAHYGLGLQRNLTACGETWGHAGGVPGYDTFMYGDSDNRRQFVASVNSYDMSDIDATNAAFGHLIDTAACGGPPPAPVSAESPVLTPAESPVAGPLD; encoded by the coding sequence ATGGGCGGGACGGACAGGGGAGCGGTGGACGGCCGGGGGAGCGGGTCCCCCACGGCCGGGGCGGCGGGCGCCGGGCGCCGACGGCGGGGTGCGGCCGTCCGCGTGCTCGCGGTCGCGCTGGCCGGCGCGGGCCTGGCGGGTGTGGTCGCCCCGGCGGCCGGCGCGCACGCGGCGTCCGAACCGTACCGGGTGACGGTGGCGGGGCAGGGGGCGAAGAAGGGCGTGGACGGGAAGGCGCTGGACGCGGCGGTGCGCCGGATGGTGGAGCAGGGCGGGGCCTCGGCCACGCTGGTCCGGGTCAGCGAGCGCGGGCGGTCGGTGTGGAAGGGTGCGGCCGGCACCGCCGACTTCGCCACCGGGGCGAAGGCCTCCGCGGACGGCCGGTTCCGGATCGGCAGCGTGACCAAGACCTTCGTCGCCACGGTGGCCCTCCAGCTGGTCGCCGAGGGCCGACTGGACCTCGACGGCAAGGTCGAGCGGTTCCTGCCCGGCCTCGTGCCCGACGGGCGGAACATCACCGTCCGCCAGCTGCTCGACCACACCAGCGGCATCTTCAACTACACCGAGGACGACGCCTTCTCGTTCGACGAGAGCACCGGCGCGCTGCAGCGGTGGCTGGACACCGGCCGCTGGACGGCCTACCGGCCCCAGCAGCTCATCGCGATCGCCAACGCCCACCAGCCGTACTTCGCCCCCGGGCAGGGCTGGCACTACTCCAACACCAACTACATCGTGGTCGGGCTGCTGATCGAGCGGATCACCGGCCGCAGCTGGGCCGACGAGGTGGACCGCCGGATCGTCCGCCGGCTCGGCCTGACCGGCACCTCGATGCCGATCCACTCGACGACCGTCCCCGGCCCGCACGCGCACGGCTACTACAAGCTGTCCACCGGTCCGGCCGACGCCACCGAACTGGACCCGAGCATGGCGGGCGCGGCCGGCGCGGGGATCTCGACGACGGCCGACCTCACCACCTTCCTGACGGCCCTGCTCGGGGGGCGGCTGCTGCCCGGGCGGCTGCTCTCCGAGATGAAGGCGGTCACCCCGCAGAGCCAGGAGGCGCACTACGGCCTCGGCCTCCAGCGGAACCTGACCGCCTGCGGCGAGACCTGGGGCCACGCCGGCGGCGTTCCGGGCTACGACACGTTCATGTACGGCGACTCCGACAACCGCCGCCAGTTCGTCGCCTCGGTCAACTCCTACGACATGTCGGACATCGACGCCACCAACGCGGCATTCGGGCACCTGATCGACACTGCCGCGTGCGGTGGCCCGCCCCCGGCCCCGGTCTCGGCGGAGTCGCCGGTCCTGACTCCGGCCGAGTCGCCCGTCGCGGGTCCGCTCGACTGA
- a CDS encoding DUF6551 family protein: MPVSRNYSYDIPDHPISYEKVDPRTVKFDPRAQRNLNRARAKAIAEKLVPTAIGTPILSLRLDRFRYAVDGMHRIHACQLILNGDVKAPVKVRKAVEAITCEVHAKLSMANEASMFIIKNKESSKVGANDEYRIGLLAGHPLFVDTDSVLEKHSLKVGSRTTNGLRGIKGILNIVAEYGPETLDLALTIAEDAWGRTPDTWDSVTVGGIATVAARHSDVVKPRDLAEKLKRQGDPASFRAKIQTIATNGNTHGDGTMGRLKAAHFSVASAWNSNRRTNKIPVPNIFE, from the coding sequence ATGCCCGTATCCAGGAACTACAGCTACGACATCCCGGACCACCCGATCTCGTACGAGAAGGTGGACCCGAGGACCGTCAAGTTCGATCCCCGCGCGCAGCGCAACCTCAACAGGGCCCGCGCGAAGGCCATCGCCGAGAAGCTGGTCCCCACCGCGATCGGCACACCGATCCTCTCCCTCCGGTTGGACCGGTTCCGCTACGCGGTGGACGGGATGCACCGCATCCACGCCTGCCAGCTCATCCTGAACGGCGACGTCAAGGCCCCGGTCAAGGTCCGCAAGGCCGTCGAGGCCATCACCTGCGAGGTCCACGCGAAGCTGTCGATGGCCAACGAGGCGTCCATGTTCATCATCAAGAACAAGGAGTCCTCCAAGGTCGGCGCCAACGACGAGTACCGTATCGGCCTCCTCGCCGGCCACCCGCTCTTCGTGGACACCGACAGCGTCCTGGAGAAGCACAGCCTCAAGGTCGGCAGTCGCACCACCAACGGCCTGCGCGGCATCAAGGGCATCCTCAACATCGTCGCGGAGTACGGCCCCGAGACGCTGGACCTGGCGCTCACCATCGCCGAGGACGCGTGGGGCCGCACCCCGGACACCTGGGACTCCGTCACGGTGGGCGGCATCGCCACGGTGGCGGCCAGGCACTCCGACGTGGTCAAGCCGAGGGACCTCGCGGAGAAGCTGAAGCGGCAGGGCGATCCGGCGTCCTTCCGCGCGAAGATCCAGACCATCGCCACCAACGGCAACACCCACGGCGACGGGACCATGGGGCGGCTGAAGGCCGCCCACTTCTCGGTCGCCTCCGCCTGGAACAGCAACCGCCGCACGAACAAGATCCCCGTCCCGAATATTTTCGAGTAG
- a CDS encoding DJ-1/PfpI family protein, whose translation MASKILLVTGDAAESLEVFYPYQRLREEGYQVDIAAPARKRLQFVVHDFVEGFDTYTEKPGYTWPADVAFADVDPAEYVALVIPGGRAPEYLRNDPEVQRIVRHFFEGEKPVAQICHGPLITAAAGVLAGRTSAAYPALEPDVKAAGAAYVDGEAVVDGVVVSARAWPDHPAWLRAFIEVLRVKAPVA comes from the coding sequence TGTTCTACCCCTACCAGCGGCTGCGCGAGGAGGGCTACCAGGTCGACATCGCGGCTCCGGCCAGGAAACGGCTGCAGTTCGTCGTGCACGACTTCGTCGAGGGGTTCGACACCTACACGGAGAAGCCCGGCTACACCTGGCCCGCCGACGTCGCGTTCGCCGACGTCGACCCGGCCGAGTACGTGGCCCTGGTGATCCCCGGCGGCCGCGCTCCCGAGTACCTGCGCAACGACCCGGAGGTGCAGCGGATCGTCCGGCACTTCTTCGAGGGCGAGAAGCCGGTCGCGCAGATCTGCCACGGCCCGCTGATCACGGCCGCCGCCGGCGTGCTGGCCGGGCGCACCAGTGCCGCCTACCCGGCCCTGGAGCCGGACGTGAAGGCGGCCGGCGCCGCGTACGTGGACGGCGAGGCGGTGGTCGACGGCGTGGTCGTCTCGGCCCGCGCCTGGCCCGACCACCCGGCGTGGCTGCGGGCGTTCATCGAGGTGCTGCGGGTGAAGGCCCCGGTCGCCTGA